From one Thunnus maccoyii chromosome 6, fThuMac1.1, whole genome shotgun sequence genomic stretch:
- the cdon gene encoding cell adhesion molecule-related/down-regulated by oncogenes, producing MDSGLRVLLSTVLCLSQSLLISCSSQYPSFRSEPASLVQSHGSVARLHCSVSPPSAVVSWRFRGLPLDPDTLPGVELNGGSLAISSLKPSHAGVYQCVARLDHGPAIASRFARVAIAEISEYEDGRRRSLSVQEGSTVRIECPLPHSVPPALPRLRVRGERIEVSTDDYLVLPSGNLQIISVSAQHQGMYKCGAYNPVTGETVMQPHGTKISVRYSDPSSPVWIAYPTAPITVSLQQSQPLTLECIVSGSRAPAAVWFKNGKEFTLGPSHQLQHNNLAFVTVTRSDEGSYTCAAETERGTVISANYTVNVLEPVSVTEGPTNQLVSPGSSARFTCVARGNPSPNITWLFNADPVTPSHRFQISGSSLVITDVTPQDDGVYQCLLDNGISSTQSFGVLTVQSDPQLSSTSGVMLEVSPSLHPMQSDEGHERFLTEEEGIHDTINLPADRTVDRPTPEAPIIISPPQTHKPDVYDLEWRAGRDGGSPINAYFVKYRKVDEMGTVVGSWYTVRVPGSEKTLRLSELESSSLYEVLMVARSSAGEGQPAMLTFRTGKEKSTSSNKNPSKPPVISMPPKAPEDKTPNTHFGVVIHDRVPEAPDRPTISMATESSVYVTWIPRANGGSPITAFRVEYRRGRSAEWVVAADNISPLKLSVEVRNLEPGSTYKFRVVAMNMYGESPHSIPSKPYQVPQASPRIADRPVVGPHISSTDAISDTQIMLRWTYSPSSNNNTPIQGFYIYYRPTDSDNDSDYKRDVVEGVKHWHMIGHLQPETSYDIKMQCFNDGGESEYSNVMICETRARQPPGSPSQYPITPPGPHPQEPPSPPGGLLYLIVGCVLGVMVLILLAFIAMCLWRNRQQNNMHKYDPPGYLYQPAEMNGHVLEYTTLPGTSRINGGVHGGYGHSGPMLPQGCHHLHHKLPNGLALLNGSSGLFSPGHPHSHDGTLPHSTRDCEHSHPHHHHNGGGMYTALPQTESSDCMSCQNLCNNNRCYNKTNGTFSSGTLPLMHRVASCQQDGLEMVPLGQVSSQCHGPDSHSSDQEADAGYQPGEHRESSPSQHSCCLVGNNENCPADNTAEEELECVDTEGPVVCWESLGLPDLDCDEKPGWISTSSLAGELIQPGPQEV from the exons CTCAATATCCCTCTTTCCGCTCTGAGCCGGCCTCCTTGGTTCAGAGTCATGGCTCTGTCGCTCGTCTGCACTGCTCAGTAAGCCCTCCATCAGCGGTGGTTTCCTGGCGCTTCAGAGGCCTTCCCCTGGACCCCGACACCCTGCCCGGTGTGGAGCTGAATGGAGGTTCCCTCGCCATCTCCTCCCTTAAGCCCAGCCATGCCGGCGTCTATCAGTGTGTAGCACGCTTAGACCACGGGCCGGCTATCGCCAGCCGCTTCGCGCGTGTGGCCATAGCAG AAATATCAGAATATGAAGATGGCCGACGGCGGTCATTATCAGTGCAGGAAGGCAGCACTGTTCGTATAGAGTGTCCTCTACCGCACAGTGTCCCTCCAGCCCTGCCGAGGCTAAGGGTACGAGGGGAACGGATAGAAGTGTCAACAG ATGACTATTTAGTTCTTCCATCTGGGAACCTCCAGATTATCTCTGTATCAGCCCAGCACCAAGGCATGTATAAATGTGGTGCATACAACCCTGTTACAGGAGAAACCGTCATGCAGCCTCATGGTACCAAAATCTCAGTCAGAT ATTCAGACCCCTCCTCACCCGTGTGGATAGCTTACCCCACCGCCCCCATCACTGTGTCGCTGCAGCAGTCACAGCCGCTCACGTTGGAGTGTATCGTGTCTGGTAGTCGTGCACCGGCGGCCGTATGGTTTAAGAATGGGAAGGAGTTCACGCTGGGGCCTTCTCACCAACTACAGCACAACAACCTGGCTTTTGTTACGGTGACAAGGAGTGATGAAGGAAGTTACACCTGTGCTGCTGAGACCGAGAGAGGGACTGTGATCAGTGCCAACTATACTGTGAATGTTCTTG agcCTGTGTCCGTCACAGAGGGCCCGACCAACCAGCTCGTCTCTCCCGGCTCCTCCGCTCGTTTCACCTGCGTAGCAAGAGGAAACCCCTCCCCAAACATCACCTGGCTGTTCAACGCTGATCCCGTCACCCCATCGCACCGCTTTCAGATCTCTGGATCTTCACTTGTTATCACAGACGTGACGCCGCAGGATGACGGCGTGTATCAGTGTCTGCTGGACAACGGGATTAGCTCGACACAGTCGTTCGGCGTCCTTACAGTGCAATCAG ATCCACAGCTGAGCTCCACCAGCGGTGTGATGCTGGAGGTTTCACCATCACTCCACCCCATGCAGAGCGACGAAGGCCACGAGCGCTTCCTAACCGAGGAAGAAGGCATACACGACACAATCAACCTGCCGGCCGACCGCACCGTTGACCGTCCCACTCCAGAGGCGCCGATCATCATCAGCCCGCCTCAGACTCACAAACCCGACGTGTACGACCTGGAGTGGAGGGCGGGGCGCGACGGAGGAAGTCCAATCAATGCCTATTTTGTCAAATACCGTAAG GTCGATGAAATGGGAACAGTGGTGGGGAGCTGGTATACGGTTCGCGTCCCTGGCAGTGAGAAGACCCTGCGGCTGTCAGAGCTGGAGTCCTCCAGTCTCTATGAGGTGCTGATGGTGGCTCGAAGTTCAGCAGGAGAAGGCCAGCCAGCAATGCTCACTTTTCGAACTGGCAAAG aGAAGAGCACCTCCTCCAACAAGAATCCCTCAAAGCCTCCCGTCATCTCGATGCCCCCCAAAGCTCCAGAGGACAAAACCCCCAACACACACTTCGGAGTCGTCATACACGACAGAG TACCCGAGGCTCCCGATCGCCCCACCATCTCTATGGCGACCGAAAGCTCGGTGTATGTTACCTGGATCCCGAGAGCCAACGGCGGCTCGCCAATCACGGCCTTCCGTGTGGAGTACCGGCGGGGCCGCAGTGCGGAGTGGGTTGTAGCTGCGGATAATATCTCACCGCTCAAGCTTTCCGTGGAAGTTCGCAATCTGGAGCCTG GCTCCACCTACAAGTTTCGCGTCGTAGCCATGAACATGTACGGCGAGAGTCCTCACAGCATTCCCTCTAAGCCGTACCAGGTGCCACAAGCCAGCCCTCGCATTGCAGACCGCCCGGTGGTCGGACCTCACATCTCATCCACAGATGCCATCAGCGACACACAGATCATGCTGCGCTGGACT TATAGTCCCTCGAGTAACAACAACACTCCCATCCAAGGCTTCTACATTTACTACCGGCCCACAGACAGCGACAATGACAGCGACTACAAAAGGGATGTAGTTGAAG GTGTAAAACACTGGCACATGATTGGACATCTCCAGCCCGAGACTTCCTATGATATCAAGATGCAGTGCTTTAATGACGGGGGAGAGAGCGAATACAGCAACGTCATGATCTGTGAGACCAGAG CACGTCAGCCTCCAGGATCACCCAGCCAGTACCCCATCACTCCACCTGGCCCCCACCCCCAGGAGCCCCCCAGCCCTCCTGGAGGACTGCTGTACCTCATCGTCGGCTGTGTTTTGGGAGTGATGGTGCTCATCCTGCTGGCATTTATTGCCATGTGTCTGTGGAGGAATCGACAGCAGAATAATATGCACA AGTACGACCCTCCCGGCTACCTGTACCAGCCAGCGGAGATGAATGGCCATGTTCTCGAGTACACCACGTTGCCTGGCACCAGCCGCATCAATGGTGGCGTCCACGGAGGCTACGGGCACAGTGGCCCCATGTTACCCCAGGGGTGCCATCACCTCCACCACAAACTCCCCAACGGCTTGGCGCTGCTCAACGGCTCCAGCGGCCTGTTCTCACCTGGCCACCCACACAGCCACGATGGCACCCTGCCTCACAGCACCAGGGACTGCGAGCactcccacccccaccaccaccataaT GGTGGAGGCATGTACACAGCTCTTCCCCAAACAGAGTCTTCTGATTGTATGAGCTGTCAAAACCtctgcaacaacaacag ATGTTACAACAAGACCAATGGCACTTTCTCAAGCGGCACTCTGCCTCTAATGCATCGCGTGGCATCCTGCCAGCAGGACGGGCTGGAGATGGTGCCTCTGGGACAGGTTTCATCGCAGTGCCACGGCCCTGACAGCCACTCTAGTGACCAGGAGGCCGACGCAGGGTACCAGCCAGGCGAGCATAGGGAGTCTTCGCCCTCACAGCATTCTTGCTGTCTGGTGGGAAACAATGAAAACTGTCCAGCAGACAACACTG CCGAGGAGGAGCTGGAGTGCGTCGACACGGAGGGGCCTGTGGTGTGCTGGGAGAGTCTTGGCCTGCCAGACTTGGACTGTGACGAAAAGCCTGGGTGGATCTCCACCAGCAGCCTGGCAGGAGAGCTGATCCAGCCCGGCCCCCAGGAGGTCTGA